Sequence from the Rutidosis leptorrhynchoides isolate AG116_Rl617_1_P2 chromosome 3, CSIRO_AGI_Rlap_v1, whole genome shotgun sequence genome:
TTATTGTTAGATTAGATTTTTTAGGTGctttttgttttttaagatgtttttgtctgaagatctgcgaaCCATGTCTGTAGAGAAGATGTGGTCTGAATGTCTGTAAGCTGAACATTGAAGACTGTCTGTTTTTATGTCTGCTAAATATAATTGAAAACCCTTCATTATTGTGCCTTTTAAATTTTATCTAAAAAAATATTGTTGTAATATTTGAAAAAACTACTTGtccaattattattacttttattatacgtatatataagaaatatcattacagtagaaaataataattaattttttcaccatttgaatgacaaaaaaaataataattcatcTTTTATTaccattaattaattaaataaataaataattaattaaatcttCATCTCCCCCAAATTCAGTAACAAACCCTAACATTTCTAACCACATATTTCCTACTTCATCCAATACAATCATAGATGTCATTGTGTATGTCGCTGTGAAATGAGTTACCATTTAAATAGAAtaaattcaataaataaataatctATCAATATCAATCAAAATCACCGAATTATAGAGAAGGCATAAGATTTAAGAACTCCCAATTGTACTACGGTAATTACAATCTGTGGTCAACTCATTTAACGTTAATCGCAAAGATTAAAGAAGGTCGAAGAAAGATTTTATCTCACAAGCGAAAGAAATATTCCTTAAGGGGTAGTGTTGCCGGAAGTTGTACCGGGAGGTGGTAGTGTAGCGCCGCCGGAAGTGTTAGATCAGTTGGTGGTGATGGAGCTGCTAGTGGTGATGGCTGAAAGATGTGGAAGGGTAGGGGAAGAAGTAGGTGAGTGTAAGATTAAAATGTCTTAAAAGATGAGAAGCTATTGTTTAAAGCTTCTATTTTGAAGACATAAAAGGGTCTTATAATGTCTTTTATCTTCTAAAAAACAAACCATCTGAAACTAATATGTCTGCCCGCCCGCAGACATAAGATGAATTAAGGTCTTCAACAAAGAAAACAAACAACACTAGTTTCAAACAATATCGTGTACATGATCTCTTATTAAATCTTTCAAATCCAgaatttcatttaatcaaataaaaaaaaattaaacggtATCTTAATTATCCCCTAACAAATTTCGAAAAACAATAACGAATGACAAATTTCGAATAAACATAAGAAGCCAAATATAAAACATTACATTCCTCTTAAAACATCAACGATAACACAGTACTAAACTTGTTGCAAGATCAACTACTAATTAACACTTAATAGAATAAGCATTTGAGTTGAATCCATGGATCGAAAGCAAGCTGTTTCGATACATTCGAATACTTGCTTCACATTCTTCTTCCCGATCAACCTCTTTTAAATCACGAGTCTTTTTATCGTACACAAACATCTGCTTCCCTTCTTGACACCTGAACAACAAGTCACCTTCTTTGTTCCAACAACCCGATACGCAAGTATGCCCATTATTACTCTGTATTCGATCCAAGTGCACCCATTCATCCCCCTTCAAGATCCACACCTGAACAATAGCTTTTTCAACGTCGTTATAAACGTAACCAACGTCACCGTTTAGATCAACCAATTGTTCATTAATCCAACCGTAGTCTTCTCTTTTCGGAAGATCAATCAATTCAAATTCCTCCTTTTTCACATTAAACCTTACCACTTGTTTCCCTTCATCCATTGGTGGCCTATAATTATAATCAATAGATTCTACCAACCAATGTAAACATCCGTTCGAAAACACACCTTCACCTGTTATCGGATATGAATGGACTTGGGCTATCTCCTTCCATAAACCAGAGCGCAAATCGTGAACCATGGTGCGTAGTTTCTCATTGACCAGTAAATTATTGGTTCTTGAATTATTTACCAACTTTTCTCTAACAACACAAACTACCTTGAACGTATTAGTCGAATAATCGAATCCAATACCTCCTGACCACAATCGTAGCTTTCTTACACTTGACGAAATTTTGATGGGTGGCAACTCATAAAGTTGTTTACTTTGAGGATTAATCACAGCTAAAGTGGCACCAAGATTGCCGTTTATTAATGGACTAAAAAGAACTAGTCCATTGCAAGAACCAAGAACAAAGTTTGTTGGACGACGGTTAAACGCAGCCGAATCTTTATGCCAAAAGTCCATAACCTGGTCCTTTTTAACCTTTACGGAAGTTGAACCAGCATCTTCAATGGCCTGGAAAGAAGTTAACTGGCAATGCACGTTCGGGTTAGAACCGAGCAATTGTTGAAACGTAATGGGTGTTGGTTCATCTTTAACACGTATGTCTTCAAGGTAGGGATCGTTATTGTATTTATTAAAATCTTTGCAAACAGCACGCAAACGAGACAAATCTTTGATTTGTATTCTTGAAAAGATGTCAAAAACGTTATCTTTGGGCAACGAAttcatgtttgtggattattgAAAGATGTAGGGTTTAAAATACGTATTTAAAGATGAAAAAAAGGTGGGTGTTTAGTTTTCGTATCTGTTGATCGAATGAATGGAAGAATATGTGATTGGTGGATATTTATAATGAGTGAGTCCGTTTGATATCAGGATTTGGTATTCGTAACAATATATGGAAACTACGATTGGGCCACAAGGGTCTATACCTACGTTAAGGTCATTAAAAGGAAACTATTGTGATATAAAAATTACTTTGGGTACGGGTCAAGGCAATTAAAATTATACAAAGAAACTAGAATATTCAAGAAACTACTGTatttaatttgaaataaaatattaattaatattatgaatTCTATTATTAACTTTAgaaaattttaaatattaattacggagtatttatttatcCAAACGAATACTTTAATAGAGATTTGAATTTGAAACTTTTACACTGGAAACGTACAAACTTAACTCCCAAGTCACTAACCTTACGGGTCAAGTTAGAGGCCAAGTATTAAAAATTGTAGATATATATTATCTAAAAAGGGCAGATTAATTGGAGAGTATACATACAAAAGACTACTCCGTACATCATTAATCTATTTAAAACTTTTAgagtctagttttttttttttttttttttttttttttttcccaatATACAGTCAAATCTAAGTCGTTCACATTACAACCACATAGACCCCCATGTATAAGATCATTTCTACAGTTCGTCAGTTGAGGCGTTAGATGAGGTGTACAAAACTGACGAAAACTGACGGAGCTTAACGGGTAGT
This genomic interval carries:
- the LOC139900326 gene encoding F-box protein CPR1-like, giving the protein MNSLPKDNVFDIFSRIQIKDLSRLRAVCKDFNKYNNDPYLEDIRVKDEPTPITFQQLLGSNPNVHCQLTSFQAIEDAGSTSVKVKKDQVMDFWHKDSAAFNRRPTNFVLGSCNGLVLFSPLINGNLGATLAVINPQSKQLYELPPIKISSSVRKLRLWSGGIGFDYSTNTFKVVCVVREKLVNNSRTNNLLVNEKLRTMVHDLRSGLWKEIAQVHSYPITGEGVFSNGCLHWLVESIDYNYRPPMDEGKQVVRFNVKKEEFELIDLPKREDYGWINEQLVDLNGDVGYVYNDVEKAIVQVWILKGDEWVHLDRIQSNNGHTCVSGCWNKEGDLLFRCQEGKQMFVYDKKTRDLKEVDREEECEASIRMYRNSLLSIHGFNSNAYSIKC